A genomic stretch from Seriola aureovittata isolate HTS-2021-v1 ecotype China chromosome 13, ASM2101889v1, whole genome shotgun sequence includes:
- the slc39a8 gene encoding metal cation symporter ZIP8 — MFNLRCFLTCLLAFITTSQSSHVTDAGGQRFLENILHFYGENSSISTEHLEDFLLLISARRSHSVTEENPLANQECPSAEQILSHFGFSNVSQLTVGHLGRICPAVLTQVLLPSCPYTTPKTVPPLDYTVWGYGFLAVTVINLASLLGLLLIPFTKKSYFPKVLTYFIGLAIGTLFSNAVLQLIPEALGFDPKADNYVANAVGIFGGFYLLFFVEKVLKMALGVEHDHGHSHFTPAEPPQENSLHNGDVMEKKDSIILTSISTVSVDKSSPSPDLPHANVTPSQSVKGSGVMCHWLRGRHITSIKTVAWMITLSDALHNFIDGLAIGASFTVSVLTGFSTSTAIVCEEFPHELGDFVILLNAGMSIPQAIFFNLLSAVSCYVGLVFGILLGSNVAPNAIFAIAGGMFLYIALADMFPEMDSIAREQKRTSDKIVFFLIQNAGLLTGFIIILLITMFAGEINLG, encoded by the exons ATGTTTAACTTAAGATGCTTTTTAACGTGCCTTTTGGCTTTTATTACAACATCCCAGAGTTCACATGTGACTGACGCGGGTGGACAGAGATTTCTGGagaatattttacacttttatggGGAAAATTCATCAATTTCAACGGAGCATCTGGAAGATTTCCTGCTGTTAATCTCAGCCAGAAGATCTCACTCAGTAACTGAAGAAAACCCGCTGGCAAACCAAGAG TGTCCCTCAGCAGAGCAGATCTTGTCCCACTTCGGGTTCAGTAATGTCAGTCAGCTGACTGTGGGACATCTGGGGAGGATCTGTCCCGCTGTGTTGACCCAGGTGCTGCTGCCCTCCTGCCCCTACACCACCCCCAAGACTGTGCCGCCTCTCGACTACACTG TGTGGGGTTACGGGTTTCTGGCCGTCACTGTGATCAACCTCGCGTCTCTGCTCGGCCTCCTGCTGATTCCCTTCACCAAAAAATCCTACTTCCCCAAAGTGCTGACCTACTTCATCGGCCTGGCCATCGGGACGCTCTTCTCCAATGCTGTACTTCAGCTCATACCAGAG GCTCTGGGGTTCGATCCCAAAGCAGATAACTACGTGGCGAATGCAGTTGGAATATTCGGCGGGTTTTACCTGCTTTTCTTCGTGGAGAAAGTCCTGAAAATGGCTCTCGGGGTGGAGCATGAT CACGGCCACAGCCACTTCACTCCTGCAGAGCCGCCTCAGGAAAACTCCCTTCACAACGGAGACGTCATGGAGAAGAAGGACTCCATCATCTTGACCAGCATCAGCACCGTCTCCGTAGACAAGAGCAGCCCGAGCCCGGACCTTCCTCACGCCAACGTGACACCTTCCCAG AGCGTCAAGGGGTCAGGCGTGATGTGCCACTGGCTGCGTGGGCGGCACATCACCAGCATCAAGACGGTGGCGTGGATGATAACGCTGAGCGACGCGCTGCACAACTTCATCGACGGCCTGGCGATCGGTGCGTCGTTCACCGTGTCGGTACTGACGGGGTTCAGCACTTCAACTGCTATCGTGTGTGAGGAGTTTCCCCATGAGCTGG GCGACTTCGTGATCCTCCTGAACGCAGGTATGAGCATCCCTCAAGCCATTTTCTTCAACCTGCTGTCGGCGGTGTCGTGTTACGTCGGCCTCGTGTTTGGAATCCTGCTCGGGAGCAACGTTGCCCCCAATGCAATCTTCGCCATCGCAGGAGGAATGTTCCTGTATATCGCACTGGCAGACATG TTTCCAGAGATGGACAGCATCGCACGAGAACAGAAAAGAACCTCCGACAAGATCGTCTTCTTCCTGATCCAGAACGCGGGGCTGCTGACCGGGTTCATCATCATACTGCTGATCACCATGTTTGCAGGGGAGATCAATCTGGGTTAG
- the nat8 gene encoding probable N-acetyltransferase CML1, which produces MANIQIRKFRDDDAEAVKEIFTLGMSEHVPSSFMHLLKQPLTQMVLMCMFCALMTSSKSFLLPILAVTLSLAGARQFVVYMFNRYIETSLRKDLNDISETYLKQKDSCFWVAESDGRVVGTVACLPAENAPECLELKRMSVCRSHRGMGIAKALCRTVGDFTRDRGYAAVVLYTSVVQTDAQKLYEHMGYEKIREFVVPEVPAKIMNFTLFEYRLDLHRDGKRGLKLT; this is translated from the coding sequence ATGGCTAATATTCAGATCCGGAAATTTCGGGATGACGACGCCGAGGCAGTGAAGGAGATCTTCACCCTGGGGATGAGCGAGCACGTGCCTTCGTCCTTCATGCACCTTCTGAAACAGCCGCTGACCCAGATGGTGCTCATGTGCATGTTCTGCGCTCTCATGACCAGCTCCAAGTCCTTCCTGCTTCCCATCCTGGCCGTCACCCTGTCCCTGGCCGGAGCCCGGCAGTTTGTCGTCTACATGTTCAACAGATACATCGAGACCTCCCTGAGGAAGGACCTCAACGACATCAGTGAGACCTACCTGAAGCAGAAGGACTCGTGTTTTTGGGTGGCTGAAAGCGACGGGCGCGTGGTCGGCACGGTGGCGTGCCTCCCTGCTGAGAATGCGCCTGAGTGCTTGGAGCTGAAACGCATGTCCGTGTGCCGCAGTCACCGCGGGATGGGCATCGCTAAGGCTCTGTGTCGGACAGTGGGTGATTTTACACGTGACAGGGGTTACGCAGCAGTCGTCCTGTACACGTCTGTGGTGCAGACAGATGCCCAGAAGCTGTATGAGCACATGGGCTACGAGAAGATAAGAGAGTTTGTTGTTCCTGAGGTTCCTGCCAAAATCATGAACTTCACTCTGTTTGAGTACAGACTGGATTTACACAGAGACGGGAAAAGGGGATTGAAACTGACATAA